The Coregonus clupeaformis isolate EN_2021a chromosome 13, ASM2061545v1, whole genome shotgun sequence genome includes a region encoding these proteins:
- the LOC121579550 gene encoding pyruvate dehydrogenase (acetyl-transferring) kinase isozyme 3, mitochondrial isoform X3, with translation MRGRENACEKTSYMFLRKELAVRGANTMKEINLLPRDLRIQPSIKLVHSWYIQSFEELLDYEQRGPEDSRTLNDFLDTLVKIRNRHNEVVPTMAQGVIEYKQKFGFDPFISSNVQYFLDRFYTNRISFRMLINQHTLLFGDDRTTSHPKHIGSIDPTCNVNEVVKDAYETAKMLCEKYYMIAPELKIEEYNSKAPSKTIQVDYVPSHLFHMLFELFKNSMRATVEHHENSTAGLPPVKAMVTLGKEDLSIKIIDRGGGVPLRKIDKLFSYMYSTAPTPSLEPGNGTQAAPLAGFGYGLPISRLYARYFQGDLNLYSMEGVGTDTVIYLKALSSESFERLPVFNKSAWRHYQTGPEADDWSNPSSDPRDAAKYKVK, from the exons ATGAGAG GTAGGGAGAATGCATGTGAGAAGACCTCCTACATGTTCCTGCGTAAGGAGCTTGCGGTGCGGGGGGCCAACACCATGAAGGAAATCAACCTGTTACCCCGCGATCTGCGTATCCAGCCGTCTATCAAACTGGTGCACAGCTG GTACATACAGAGCTTTGAAGAGCTGCTGGACTATGAACAAAGGGGTCCAGAGGACAGCCGCACCTTAAACGA CTTTCTAGACACCCTGGTCAAAATCCGTAACAGGCACAATGAAGTGGTCCCCACCATGGCCCAGGGTGTCATAGAGTACAAGCAGAAGTTTGGCTTTGACCCTTTTATCAGCAGCAACGTTCAGTACTTCCTGGATCGCTTTTACACCAACAGGATATCCTTCCGCATGCTCATCAACCAGCACA CACTCCTTTTTGGTGATGACAGAACCACCTCCCATCCCAAGCACATAGGAAGTATTGATCCTACCTGCAATGTCAATGAGGTGGTGAAAG ATGCCTATGAGACCGCTAAGATGCTCTGTGAGAAGTACTACATGATTGCCCCTGAGCTGAAGATAGAAGAGTACAATT CCAAGGCCCCTTCGAAGACTATCCAGGTGGATTATGTTCCATCTCACCTGTTCCATATGCTGTTTGAGCTCTTCAAG AATTCGATGCGGGCCACGGTGGAGCACCATGAGAACAGTACTGCTGGACTCCCCCCAGTGAAGGCCATGGTGACGCTGGGAAAGGAAGACCTCTCTATCAAG ATCATTGACAGAGGAGGGGGCGTGCCCCTCAGGAAGATTGACAAGCTCTTTAGCTACATGTACTCCACCGCGCCCACCCCGAGCCTGGAACCAGGAAATGGAACTCAGGCTGCACCACTG GCTGGCTTTGGATATGGTCTCCCCATTTCTAGACTTTATGCACGCTACTTCCAAGGAGACCTGAACCTTTACTCCATGGAGGGGGTGGGTACAGACACTGTCATCTATCTAAAG GCTCTGTCCAGCGAGTCCTTTGAGCGTCTCCCCGTCTTCAACAAGTCAGCGTGGAGACACTACCAGACTGGCCCTGAGGCAGATGACTGGAGCAACCCTAGCAGCGACCCACGTGATGCAGCCAAGTACAAGGTCAAATAA
- the LOC121579550 gene encoding pyruvate dehydrogenase (acetyl-transferring) kinase isozyme 3, mitochondrial isoform X2, whose translation MRLFNFLLKDVTSKIEYYSRFSPSPMSIKQFLDFGRENACEKTSYMFLRKELAVRGANTMKEINLLPRDLRIQPSIKLVHSWYIQSFEELLDYEQRGPEDSRTLNDFLDTLVKIRNRHNEVVPTMAQGVIEYKQKFGFDPFISSNVQYFLDRFYTNRISFRMLINQHTLLFGDDRTTSHPKHIGSIDPTCNVNEVVKDAYETAKMLCEKYYMIAPELKIEEYNSKAPSKTIQVDYVPSHLFHMLFELFKNSMRATVEHHENSTAGLPPVKAMVTLGKEDLSIKIIDRGGGVPLRKIDKLFSYMYSTAPTPSLEPGNGTQAAPLAGFGYGLPISRLYARYFQGDLNLYSMEGALSSESFERLPVFNKSAWRHYQTGPEADDWSNPSSDPRDAAKYKVK comes from the exons ATGAGGCTGTTCAACTTTCTACTGAAAGATGTAACATCGAAAATAGAATATTATTCGAGGTTCTCTCCCTCGCCGATGTCTATCAAGCAGTTTCTGGACTTTG GTAGGGAGAATGCATGTGAGAAGACCTCCTACATGTTCCTGCGTAAGGAGCTTGCGGTGCGGGGGGCCAACACCATGAAGGAAATCAACCTGTTACCCCGCGATCTGCGTATCCAGCCGTCTATCAAACTGGTGCACAGCTG GTACATACAGAGCTTTGAAGAGCTGCTGGACTATGAACAAAGGGGTCCAGAGGACAGCCGCACCTTAAACGA CTTTCTAGACACCCTGGTCAAAATCCGTAACAGGCACAATGAAGTGGTCCCCACCATGGCCCAGGGTGTCATAGAGTACAAGCAGAAGTTTGGCTTTGACCCTTTTATCAGCAGCAACGTTCAGTACTTCCTGGATCGCTTTTACACCAACAGGATATCCTTCCGCATGCTCATCAACCAGCACA CACTCCTTTTTGGTGATGACAGAACCACCTCCCATCCCAAGCACATAGGAAGTATTGATCCTACCTGCAATGTCAATGAGGTGGTGAAAG ATGCCTATGAGACCGCTAAGATGCTCTGTGAGAAGTACTACATGATTGCCCCTGAGCTGAAGATAGAAGAGTACAATT CCAAGGCCCCTTCGAAGACTATCCAGGTGGATTATGTTCCATCTCACCTGTTCCATATGCTGTTTGAGCTCTTCAAG AATTCGATGCGGGCCACGGTGGAGCACCATGAGAACAGTACTGCTGGACTCCCCCCAGTGAAGGCCATGGTGACGCTGGGAAAGGAAGACCTCTCTATCAAG ATCATTGACAGAGGAGGGGGCGTGCCCCTCAGGAAGATTGACAAGCTCTTTAGCTACATGTACTCCACCGCGCCCACCCCGAGCCTGGAACCAGGAAATGGAACTCAGGCTGCACCACTG GCTGGCTTTGGATATGGTCTCCCCATTTCTAGACTTTATGCACGCTACTTCCAAGGAGACCTGAACCTTTACTCCATGGAGGGG GCTCTGTCCAGCGAGTCCTTTGAGCGTCTCCCCGTCTTCAACAAGTCAGCGTGGAGACACTACCAGACTGGCCCTGAGGCAGATGACTGGAGCAACCCTAGCAGCGACCCACGTGATGCAGCCAAGTACAAGGTCAAATAA
- the LOC121579550 gene encoding pyruvate dehydrogenase (acetyl-transferring) kinase isozyme 3, mitochondrial isoform X1: MRLFNFLLKDVTSKIEYYSRFSPSPMSIKQFLDFGRENACEKTSYMFLRKELAVRGANTMKEINLLPRDLRIQPSIKLVHSWYIQSFEELLDYEQRGPEDSRTLNDFLDTLVKIRNRHNEVVPTMAQGVIEYKQKFGFDPFISSNVQYFLDRFYTNRISFRMLINQHTLLFGDDRTTSHPKHIGSIDPTCNVNEVVKDAYETAKMLCEKYYMIAPELKIEEYNSKAPSKTIQVDYVPSHLFHMLFELFKNSMRATVEHHENSTAGLPPVKAMVTLGKEDLSIKIIDRGGGVPLRKIDKLFSYMYSTAPTPSLEPGNGTQAAPLAGFGYGLPISRLYARYFQGDLNLYSMEGVGTDTVIYLKALSSESFERLPVFNKSAWRHYQTGPEADDWSNPSSDPRDAAKYKVK, encoded by the exons ATGAGGCTGTTCAACTTTCTACTGAAAGATGTAACATCGAAAATAGAATATTATTCGAGGTTCTCTCCCTCGCCGATGTCTATCAAGCAGTTTCTGGACTTTG GTAGGGAGAATGCATGTGAGAAGACCTCCTACATGTTCCTGCGTAAGGAGCTTGCGGTGCGGGGGGCCAACACCATGAAGGAAATCAACCTGTTACCCCGCGATCTGCGTATCCAGCCGTCTATCAAACTGGTGCACAGCTG GTACATACAGAGCTTTGAAGAGCTGCTGGACTATGAACAAAGGGGTCCAGAGGACAGCCGCACCTTAAACGA CTTTCTAGACACCCTGGTCAAAATCCGTAACAGGCACAATGAAGTGGTCCCCACCATGGCCCAGGGTGTCATAGAGTACAAGCAGAAGTTTGGCTTTGACCCTTTTATCAGCAGCAACGTTCAGTACTTCCTGGATCGCTTTTACACCAACAGGATATCCTTCCGCATGCTCATCAACCAGCACA CACTCCTTTTTGGTGATGACAGAACCACCTCCCATCCCAAGCACATAGGAAGTATTGATCCTACCTGCAATGTCAATGAGGTGGTGAAAG ATGCCTATGAGACCGCTAAGATGCTCTGTGAGAAGTACTACATGATTGCCCCTGAGCTGAAGATAGAAGAGTACAATT CCAAGGCCCCTTCGAAGACTATCCAGGTGGATTATGTTCCATCTCACCTGTTCCATATGCTGTTTGAGCTCTTCAAG AATTCGATGCGGGCCACGGTGGAGCACCATGAGAACAGTACTGCTGGACTCCCCCCAGTGAAGGCCATGGTGACGCTGGGAAAGGAAGACCTCTCTATCAAG ATCATTGACAGAGGAGGGGGCGTGCCCCTCAGGAAGATTGACAAGCTCTTTAGCTACATGTACTCCACCGCGCCCACCCCGAGCCTGGAACCAGGAAATGGAACTCAGGCTGCACCACTG GCTGGCTTTGGATATGGTCTCCCCATTTCTAGACTTTATGCACGCTACTTCCAAGGAGACCTGAACCTTTACTCCATGGAGGGGGTGGGTACAGACACTGTCATCTATCTAAAG GCTCTGTCCAGCGAGTCCTTTGAGCGTCTCCCCGTCTTCAACAAGTCAGCGTGGAGACACTACCAGACTGGCCCTGAGGCAGATGACTGGAGCAACCCTAGCAGCGACCCACGTGATGCAGCCAAGTACAAGGTCAAATAA